The Proteiniborus ethanoligenes sequence TTTTTTTATTATACATAAATATTTATCCTCATCAAGGGTAAAGGCTACGCCCCTGCTACCGCAGGCCCTTGATTTCAGCTAAATATTTATGTGTGCTTCTCTTAAGCGAAAAACATTAAAGTTTGACTATTAAAGGCTTTGCTGTTCCTTCTAGGGTTCTTTGATAGAATTCCGATGGAGGAATATATCCTAAGGAACCATGAATTCTGATTTTATTATATGATTTCATGTATTCAGCAACTTCTTTATAAGCCTCGG is a genomic window containing:
- a CDS encoding IS3 family transposase yields the protein EAYKEVAEYMKSYNKIRIHGSLGYIPPSEFYQRTLEGTAKPLIVKL